CGCATCTTGCGCCCTGGCCGTGGCCCCAAGCGAAAGAAGCAAGAGAAGTAGATACTTCCGTCTCATAATCATTTTTACTTTAGAATTTAAACCGTGAAATTGATGCAATTAAAGTGTGTGAACAAGCACACCCTAGCAAAGATCATAACAAGTATAGCGCATTCGGGTGAATTAAAATATTCACGGCTGCAACTTACCCAAAAATTCACATTTCGCCAGTACACGTGTGTAGCTATCCACACTAGCTGCAGAGTGGTGGATGCCCGCTGTAGATAGAATATATATACAATATACCTAGCAGGCAGACAACTACACAGCCGGGGGCCGTACCTTTGCACCTGTGCGCACAGCCACCAGCCTCTCGTACCTACGCATTGGGCTAGCCTGCTCCGTCATCGTTCTTGCCTCGCAGCTGCCTACCGCCCTGCGGGCACAGCAGTTGCCCGCATTTTATGAGGCCCAGGCCACCTATTTTGATGCGCTTTCGCTGTTTCAGAAGGAAAGCTATGCGGCGGCCTACGAGAAGTTTCGCACTTATCTGGGCGAAACAGGCCAAGATGACCAGGCACCCCAGCTGCAGCAGCCGGCAGCCAGCCTGTTGCTGTCCGACGCACGCTTCTACGAGGCACTATGCAGTTTCTATCTCCTGCGCAGCAATACGGAGCTGCTCTTCACCCGCTTTCTACAGGATTATCCCCTGCATGCCAAAAGCACGCTGGCCCACTTCTACAAGGCCAAGCTTCTCTTTATAAAGCGCTACTACAGCCAGGTTTACCCGGAGCTGGAGCAGATGAACTGGCAGCAGCTGGACGAAGCCCAGCAGGCCGAAGCCAGCTTCATGCAGGGCTTCAGCTACCTGGATGCAAGCAAGCTGGACCAGGCCGCACAGGCGCTATACCCCCTTACGCAGCAGCTGGGGCCCTGGCACGACCAGGCAAACTACTACCTGGCTATCGTATACTACCGGCAGCAGCAGTATGCCGAAGCCTTCCGGCTCTTGCAGGCCATCGAGCAGGCACCCAGCTACCAGGCCAAGGTACCCCTATACATAGCCGGCAGCCTGGTGGCCCTGGGCCAGTACCCGCTGGCCGAAGACTATGCCGATAAACTACAGGCACGCAGGCTAGAGTGGGAGCAGAAGCCCCTACTGTACCGGGAACTGGGCACCGCTATTTATGAAAATGGCCACCTACAGAAGGCTCTGCCCTACCTGAGCCACTATGCCGAGGCTGCACCGTCGCCGCAGGATCGTGCCAGCCTTTTCCGGCTGGGCCACTGCCACTATGCCGCCCAGCAGTACACTGCCGCCACCCGGGTGCTGGAGCCCCTGCTAGCCGGACAGGACAGCCTGGCCAGCGCAGCCAGCTACTACCTGGGTTTCTGCTACCTGCAGCTGGAGCGACGGGAGGAGGCTCGCCTGGCTTTTCAGACTGCCTACGCCGCCCGGCTGACGACGCCCTTTACCGCCGATGCCCTATTTGAATACGGCAAGCTATCGCTGGCCACCCAGTACTACACTGCGGCAGAGCAGGCCCTGCGCAGCTACCTGGCCAGCTATCCCACCGCCCCACACACCGAAGAGGCAAACCAGCTGCTGGGTGAGGTGCTATACTACGGAGGCTCCTTTGCCGAGGCGGTACCCTATTTTGAGAAAAGCCCGATCCAGAATATCCGAACCCGCAAAACCTACCAGCGCGTGTGCTACTACCACGGCCTCTCGCTGCTGGAAAAGGGGAGTGCCCGGGAGGCCACAGCATTCCTGGAAAAAGCCGTACAGGCCTCGGCAGATGCCGACTTCACCCAGCGTGCCCGCTTCTGGCTGGGCGAAGCACTGTTCTACCAGAAGCAGTATGAACCAGCACAGCGCAGCTACCAGCAGTTTGTGCACAGCACGGGTGCCAGTGGCATGGCCTATTATCCCCAGGCCCTGCTGGGCCTGGGCTGGTGCCAGCTGCGCCGCCAGGCCTATGCCGAGGCGGCCCGCACCTTCCAGGGTCTGCAGCAGGTACACCGCCTGGCCCAGCTGCAGCCACAGCTGTACCGAGAGGCCGTGGTGCGCCGCGCAGACGCCCTCTTCCTGCAGAAACAATACAAGGACGCCAACTTCCTGTATGCCCAGCTGGCAGATAGCACGGGCTACCTGGCCGACTATGCCCTGTACCAGTACGCCCTGTGCCAAAGCCGCATGGAGCAGCACAAACGGGCCATTGCAAAACTGGAGCTATTCCTGAAAAAGCACCCCAATAGCCCCCTGAACCCCGAGGCACTGTATGCGCTGAGCGAGGAGTACCTAAGCTGGGAGCACAACGCCAGCCAAGCCAGGGCTTATGCCAACCGCATACTCAGCTCCTACCCGGGTAGCGGCTTTGCAGCACGGGCCCATGTGCTCATTGCACAGGCAAACCTGAACCTGGGGCAGGAGCCGGAAGCGATTGATCACTACCGAACCGTACTAGCCCAGTATGGCAACGAGGAAGAACCCGTACGAACGGCATTTGCCGAACTGAAGCACCTGCTAGGCCCCAGCCAGATAGACAGCCTACTGACTGCCTACGAAAAACAATACCCCGGGGGGCAGACCTTCCTGGACGATGCCAGCTTTGCAGCAGCCCGAGACCTGCTACTCATCGACCAGCAGTATCAAGCTGGCGTGGCACGCCTCAGCCGCTTTATCCGCCAGTACCCAAACAGCCAGCACCTGAATGAAGCCCTGCTACTACGGGGCGAGGGCTACCAGCAGCTGGACTCTACCAGCCTGGCCCTGGCAGACTATGAAGCACTATTTGCCCAAAGCAGGGTGCCGCCCGAGCTGCTAACACGCGCCCAGCTGCAAGCTGCCTACCTGTACCTGGCCACAGACGCTGGCCGAAGTGCCGAACTGTACAGCCTGGCAGCCCGCCAGGCAGCCAATAAAATAGACAGTGCCCAGGCCCTAATCGGCTGGGCCGAAGCCCAGGTACGGCTAGGCCAGCCAAAGGAGGCCCGGGCCGTGCTAAATAACATCTATGGCATGCGCGTGCTACCCGCCTACACCCGGGCTAAAACAGGCCTGATACTGGCAAAACTGGAAGACCAGCTGGGAGACAGTGCCCAGGCCCTAAAGCTATATGAGGACGTAAGCCGGCTAGAAGCCGGAGCCCTGAGGGCCGAGGCCCTGTACTACACCCTGGAGCTACACTACCGCCAGGGAGCCTATACCAGGCTAAGAGACAGCCTGTATGCCCAGAAGGCCCTGCTGCGAAACCAGGACTACTGGCAGGCCAAGGCCTACCTGCTGCTAGCCAATGCCTTCTGGCAGCTGGAGCAGCACCAGCAGGCACTGGAGACCCTGCGCTCCATTGCCCTGCACGCCCAAGACCCCGGCCTGAAAACGCAGGCCAGCCAGCTGCTGGAGACGCGGACCAAGGCCCTGGAAGCCCTGCAGGCCGAAAATGCCGCACGCCTGCAAGAAAAAGCAGCGGCAGAAAAAGCCAAACTGCTGAAAGAAGAGCGTGCCGATCCGGTAGAAGAAGTTTCCCCCAAAGACCCCCGACTCGATGAGGCCAAGCCCAGAAAATAAGCCGCGTGCCCTGGGCCACCTGCTAGGCCTGGCTGCCCTGCTGTGGCTGCCCCTGTGCAGCCTGGCGCAGTATAACCCCCTGGCAGGGCGAGATACCCTGACCCTGGTGCGCGAGCGCATAGAAAGCCTGCCCCCCAGCGCAAAGCCCACCTTCAGCATACCCCAGCCCGATCTCAGCTTTGACGGGCAGGGCCTGCAGTTCCAGCCAGACTCTATTGCCTATGCGCCCCGGGCCGGGGCATTCCCGGTGGGGTACGAGGCTGTGCCCAAACCCGTGTGGGAGCGGCTGAAGAATAACTACCTGATGGTCGGCCTGGGAGCCTATATCACCCCAGTCTTTCGAGCCTATGTAACGAATGGACGCAGCACCAAAACCCACTGGGCACTACAGGCCGAACACTTTAGCAGCCCAAATGGACACACAGACTACGCAAACTTCAGCGAGCAGGACGTACAAGCCAGTGGGCGGATCCTGCGCGAGCGTTACAGCCTGTTTGGCCGGGCACACTTCGCCTACCAGCAGCGCAACCACTTTGCCGATACGCTGGTAGACCGCTGGAAGGCCAACGAAAACTCCGTAGACCAGGTGGCCCTGGAGCGCCAAATCCGGCAACGCTTTTTTGTGATCGAGCTGGAGGGCGGAATAGAGAACAACAAGCGGGATGCGCGCCTGGACTACCGG
The Bacteroidota bacterium DNA segment above includes these coding regions:
- a CDS encoding tetratricopeptide repeat protein, with protein sequence MRTATSLSYLRIGLACSVIVLASQLPTALRAQQLPAFYEAQATYFDALSLFQKESYAAAYEKFRTYLGETGQDDQAPQLQQPAASLLLSDARFYEALCSFYLLRSNTELLFTRFLQDYPLHAKSTLAHFYKAKLLFIKRYYSQVYPELEQMNWQQLDEAQQAEASFMQGFSYLDASKLDQAAQALYPLTQQLGPWHDQANYYLAIVYYRQQQYAEAFRLLQAIEQAPSYQAKVPLYIAGSLVALGQYPLAEDYADKLQARRLEWEQKPLLYRELGTAIYENGHLQKALPYLSHYAEAAPSPQDRASLFRLGHCHYAAQQYTAATRVLEPLLAGQDSLASAASYYLGFCYLQLERREEARLAFQTAYAARLTTPFTADALFEYGKLSLATQYYTAAEQALRSYLASYPTAPHTEEANQLLGEVLYYGGSFAEAVPYFEKSPIQNIRTRKTYQRVCYYHGLSLLEKGSAREATAFLEKAVQASADADFTQRARFWLGEALFYQKQYEPAQRSYQQFVHSTGASGMAYYPQALLGLGWCQLRRQAYAEAARTFQGLQQVHRLAQLQPQLYREAVVRRADALFLQKQYKDANFLYAQLADSTGYLADYALYQYALCQSRMEQHKRAIAKLELFLKKHPNSPLNPEALYALSEEYLSWEHNASQARAYANRILSSYPGSGFAARAHVLIAQANLNLGQEPEAIDHYRTVLAQYGNEEEPVRTAFAELKHLLGPSQIDSLLTAYEKQYPGGQTFLDDASFAAARDLLLIDQQYQAGVARLSRFIRQYPNSQHLNEALLLRGEGYQQLDSTSLALADYEALFAQSRVPPELLTRAQLQAAYLYLATDAGRSAELYSLAARQAANKIDSAQALIGWAEAQVRLGQPKEARAVLNNIYGMRVLPAYTRAKTGLILAKLEDQLGDSAQALKLYEDVSRLEAGALRAEALYYTLELHYRQGAYTRLRDSLYAQKALLRNQDYWQAKAYLLLANAFWQLEQHQQALETLRSIALHAQDPGLKTQASQLLETRTKALEALQAENAARLQEKAAAEKAKLLKEERADPVEEVSPKDPRLDEAKPRK